The following coding sequences are from one Chroogloeocystis siderophila 5.2 s.c.1 window:
- a CDS encoding o-succinylbenzoate synthase, with protein sequence MEIATYQLEFRRYQRQFQSPLHTSHGIWKVREGIILRFTDATGKVDYGEIAPISWFGSETIEQAWAFCCQLPPKVTQEMIDSIPDTLPACQFGFESVLEEVGDGKPSLTYSGLLPAGEAALGAWEKLWEKGYRTFKWKIGVGAIAEELKIFAKLMQLPVSAKLRLDANGGLSYDQAQLWLQTCDRFAENPAGTVEVEYLEQPLAVEEFAAMLELSRCYSCAIALDESVATLKQLQECYHKGWRGIFIIKPAIAGFPSRLRQFCREYQIDAVFSSVFETEIGKSAALKLARELSSPNRTVGFGVDHLLAPEDSQWLERLWSTH encoded by the coding sequence GTGGAAATAGCAACCTACCAGCTTGAGTTTCGTCGCTACCAACGACAATTTCAATCACCACTTCACACAAGTCACGGTATCTGGAAAGTGCGTGAGGGAATTATTCTGCGTTTTACAGATGCGACGGGTAAGGTAGACTATGGTGAAATTGCCCCTATAAGTTGGTTTGGTTCGGAAACAATCGAACAAGCTTGGGCTTTTTGCTGTCAGCTACCGCCAAAAGTAACTCAGGAGATGATTGATTCGATTCCCGATACTTTACCCGCGTGTCAATTCGGGTTTGAGTCAGTGTTGGAAGAGGTGGGAGATGGAAAACCTAGTCTAACTTATAGTGGGTTGTTACCTGCTGGAGAAGCAGCTTTAGGCGCTTGGGAGAAATTGTGGGAAAAAGGTTATCGTACCTTTAAATGGAAAATTGGCGTTGGTGCGATCGCAGAGGAATTAAAAATCTTTGCAAAACTGATGCAATTACCCGTGTCGGCGAAACTACGCTTAGATGCAAATGGAGGATTAAGTTACGATCAGGCGCAGTTGTGGTTGCAGACGTGCGATCGCTTTGCAGAAAATCCCGCAGGAACGGTAGAAGTTGAGTATCTCGAACAACCATTAGCAGTAGAAGAATTTGCAGCGATGTTAGAGTTGAGTCGCTGTTATAGCTGCGCGATCGCCTTAGATGAGTCTGTCGCGACATTGAAGCAATTACAAGAATGCTACCACAAAGGTTGGCGGGGGATTTTCATTATCAAGCCTGCGATCGCGGGGTTTCCTTCACGTCTGCGTCAGTTTTGTCGTGAATATCAAATTGACGCGGTTTTTTCCTCTGTGTTTGAAACAGAAATTGGTAAGTCAGCAGCTTTGAAACTTGCAAGGGAATTATCTTCGCCAAATCGGACGGTAGGGTTTGGAGTCGATCATTTGTTGGCACCAGAAGATAGCCAATGGCTAGAAAGGTTATGGAGTACTCACTAG
- a CDS encoding 2-succinylbenzoate--CoA ligase, whose protein sequence is MARKVMEYSLADFKNYTKNHLLCENSDRLPQLIEEISSQIQFLQQNSKVLLAEREPVRFLASFIAAYTAGYPIFLCNPDWGNYEWQQVFDLVQPDIILASHLEMPATVTTNTNDPLPIPNSIMIPTGGSSGKIKFAIHNWETLAASVTGFRKYFQLEQVHSYCILPLYHVSGFMQFMRSFISGGDLVIQNFQQMEQAIYPNLQRFFISLVPTQLQRILQSSLSDRLAEFQTVLLGGAPAWSELLTQARTQNIRLALTYGMTETAAQIATLKPEEFLQGKTNCGKVLPHAQVTICNQQGNIKIQAESLALGYYPHIFTQPELTLDDLGYFDNQGYLNIIGRSSDKIITGGENVYPVEVETAIRDTQMVTDICVIGIPDPHWGQAVTAIYVPKSNTSATTLQTTLKAKLSKFKIPKHWISLTTLPRNSQGKINRQSLQQLALTLLQK, encoded by the coding sequence ATGGCTAGAAAGGTTATGGAGTACTCACTAGCAGATTTTAAGAACTACACCAAAAATCATTTGCTTTGTGAAAACAGCGATCGCCTACCGCAATTAATTGAGGAGATCTCTTCACAAATTCAATTTCTTCAACAAAATTCTAAAGTTCTTCTTGCTGAACGCGAACCTGTAAGATTTTTAGCGAGTTTTATCGCTGCTTATACTGCGGGCTATCCTATTTTTCTATGTAATCCTGATTGGGGAAACTATGAGTGGCAACAAGTCTTTGATTTAGTTCAACCCGACATTATCTTAGCAAGTCATTTAGAAATGCCTGCCACAGTTACCACCAATACCAATGACCCATTACCCATTCCCAACTCGATCATGATTCCTACTGGTGGTTCGTCAGGCAAAATCAAATTTGCGATCCACAATTGGGAAACACTTGCAGCATCAGTAACAGGTTTTAGAAAATATTTTCAACTTGAGCAAGTTCATTCGTACTGCATACTGCCACTGTATCACGTCAGCGGCTTCATGCAGTTTATGCGTTCTTTTATCAGTGGGGGCGATCTCGTTATTCAAAACTTCCAGCAAATGGAACAAGCAATTTATCCGAACCTACAACGTTTTTTTATTTCCTTAGTACCCACACAACTACAACGAATTTTGCAATCGTCACTTAGTGATCGCTTAGCAGAATTTCAAACGGTATTATTAGGTGGTGCGCCAGCTTGGAGTGAATTGTTAACACAAGCCCGAACCCAAAACATCCGTTTAGCACTAACTTACGGAATGACAGAAACCGCTGCGCAGATTGCAACGCTTAAACCTGAGGAATTTCTGCAAGGGAAAACCAACTGTGGGAAAGTTTTACCTCACGCGCAAGTGACCATTTGCAATCAACAGGGTAACATTAAAATTCAAGCCGAATCTTTAGCGCTAGGCTACTATCCGCATATCTTTACCCAACCAGAACTTACCCTAGACGATCTAGGTTATTTCGATAATCAAGGATATTTAAACATCATTGGGCGTAGTAGCGACAAAATCATTACAGGTGGCGAAAACGTTTATCCCGTCGAAGTTGAAACAGCAATCCGCGATACCCAAATGGTAACGGATATATGCGTCATTGGCATTCCCGATCCTCATTGGGGACAAGCTGTAACAGCGATTTACGTTCCCAAATCAAATACATCCGCAACAACCTTACAAACAACCCTCAAAGCCAAACTCAGCAAATTCAAAATTCCCAAACATTGGATTTCCCTCACCACCTTACCCCGCAACTCCCAAGGTAAAATCAATCGTCAATCTTTACAACAACTCGCCTTAACCTTACTCCAAAAATAG
- a CDS encoding acyl-CoA thioesterase, with product MAFTYHRTVRFQDTDAAGVVYFANVLAMCHEAYEASLATSGFNLKAFFSNPAVAFPIVRASVDFFRPLFCGDLLSIRLIPQKLQEDSFTIAYEVMATEKVVAKAMTQHVCIDAESRKRQSLSVEMEQWLQQWGDR from the coding sequence ATGGCGTTTACTTATCATCGCACTGTTCGCTTTCAAGATACCGATGCAGCTGGTGTTGTTTACTTTGCTAACGTCTTGGCGATGTGTCATGAAGCTTACGAAGCATCGCTAGCAACATCAGGGTTCAATCTGAAGGCTTTTTTTAGCAATCCTGCGGTGGCGTTTCCGATTGTGCGTGCGAGTGTCGATTTTTTTCGCCCGCTATTTTGTGGCGATTTGTTATCGATTCGCTTGATTCCGCAAAAATTACAAGAGGATAGTTTCACAATTGCTTATGAGGTGATGGCGACGGAAAAGGTTGTCGCAAAAGCAATGACTCAACACGTTTGTATTGATGCGGAAAGTCGAAAAAGGCAAAGTTTATCGGTGGAAATGGAACAATGGTTGCAGCAGTGGGGGGACAGATAG
- a CDS encoding DEAD/DEAH box helicase — protein sequence MSKDTFHKLAPFIQQYIYEHNWNELRLVQVAACEVIFDTDAHLLITAGTAAGKTEAAFLPVLTLLHEQPPSTIGALYIGPIKALINDQFQRLNDLVKEADIPIWHWHGDVSQSRKNKLLKNPKGILQITPESLEGLLLRKHHDLTRLFGDLRFVIIDEIHAFMGSERGYQILCQLARLENVTHNYPRRIGLSATLGDYSLAEKWLASGTNRTVITPQIESEKRQIKLAVEHFYINTQDSSNYHKYIFNLSHCKCLIFANNRSQTESVIASLRQLAQAEGLPDIYHVHHGSISASLREAAEKAMRHTPLAVTAATLTLELGIDIGQLERVIQLEAPLSVASFLQRLGRTGRRGEPADMRFVCAENELSLAASLPAQIPWQLLQCIAIIQLYLEERWIEPIQPLEYPLSLLYHQTMSILAAMGESSPAVLAQQVLSLPPFSAISKDDYRILLRYLIDIDHIQHESGKLIIGLAGEKVISKFQFYAVFPDNEEYTVKNDSTEIGSILTPPPVGDQFSLAGRTWEVLDVDFKRKTIVVKQVAGSASIAWRGGSGNIHTKVMQRMRKVLLEDIEYSYLQQNARDRLKKARQLARRINLDNIVLENDACYLFPWMGTVAYRTLERVLNYCLREDLEIKSITGTNPYYLKLKGTEITQLYDVMTSLGDRSITTQDLVAAAEAPRIQKYDEFIPPGLLRKAFTTDYLDLDELKQCIAIW from the coding sequence ATGAGTAAAGACACATTTCATAAACTCGCGCCCTTTATCCAGCAATACATATACGAGCATAACTGGAACGAATTACGTTTAGTACAAGTCGCCGCCTGCGAAGTTATCTTTGATACTGATGCTCATCTATTAATTACCGCTGGTACGGCTGCGGGGAAAACCGAAGCAGCATTTTTACCTGTATTAACTCTACTGCACGAACAGCCACCGTCAACGATTGGGGCATTATACATAGGTCCTATTAAAGCATTAATTAATGATCAATTTCAACGGTTAAATGATTTAGTTAAAGAAGCTGATATTCCGATTTGGCATTGGCATGGTGACGTTTCGCAAAGTCGCAAAAATAAGCTATTGAAAAACCCAAAAGGAATTCTCCAAATTACCCCAGAATCTCTAGAAGGATTGTTACTGAGAAAACATCATGATTTAACTCGTCTTTTTGGTGACTTACGATTTGTCATTATTGATGAAATTCATGCTTTTATGGGTTCTGAACGCGGCTATCAAATTCTTTGTCAGTTAGCACGTTTAGAAAATGTTACTCATAATTATCCTCGGAGAATTGGTTTATCAGCAACGCTAGGCGATTACTCTTTGGCAGAAAAATGGCTCGCTTCTGGTACAAATCGAACCGTCATCACTCCTCAGATAGAATCAGAAAAGCGCCAAATTAAATTAGCTGTAGAACATTTTTATATCAACACCCAAGATAGTAGTAACTACCACAAATATATTTTCAATTTAAGTCACTGTAAATGTTTAATATTTGCAAACAATCGTTCGCAAACCGAATCAGTCATTGCTTCTTTACGCCAACTTGCACAAGCGGAAGGATTACCAGATATTTATCACGTACATCACGGGAGTATATCGGCTTCTTTAAGAGAAGCAGCTGAAAAGGCAATGCGCCATACACCTTTAGCAGTGACAGCCGCAACATTAACGTTGGAATTAGGGATAGATATTGGACAATTAGAACGAGTTATTCAGCTAGAAGCACCATTGAGTGTAGCAAGTTTTTTGCAACGTCTAGGGCGTACTGGAAGACGCGGCGAACCTGCGGATATGCGTTTTGTTTGTGCAGAAAATGAGTTATCGCTTGCAGCATCGTTACCTGCACAAATTCCTTGGCAACTTTTACAGTGTATTGCAATTATTCAACTTTATCTCGAAGAACGTTGGATTGAACCGATACAACCACTAGAATATCCGCTCAGCTTGCTGTATCACCAAACAATGAGCATTTTAGCAGCAATGGGAGAATCGTCTCCTGCGGTTTTAGCCCAGCAAGTTCTTAGTTTACCACCGTTTAGTGCTATCTCAAAAGACGACTACAGAATCCTACTACGCTATTTAATTGATATCGATCATATTCAGCATGAGTCGGGAAAATTGATTATTGGTTTAGCTGGCGAAAAAGTTATCTCAAAATTTCAGTTTTATGCCGTTTTTCCCGACAATGAAGAATACACTGTAAAAAACGATTCTACAGAAATTGGCAGCATTCTAACTCCACCACCTGTAGGAGATCAATTCAGTTTAGCTGGAAGAACGTGGGAAGTTTTAGACGTAGATTTTAAAAGAAAAACGATTGTTGTCAAACAAGTTGCTGGAAGCGCTAGCATCGCTTGGCGCGGTGGAAGCGGTAATATTCATACCAAAGTTATGCAACGAATGCGCAAAGTATTACTTGAAGATATAGAGTATAGTTATCTACAACAAAATGCACGCGATCGCCTGAAAAAAGCACGACAACTCGCTAGACGAATTAACTTAGATAATATTGTCCTAGAAAATGATGCTTGTTATCTTTTTCCTTGGATGGGTACAGTTGCGTATAGAACGTTAGAAAGAGTTTTAAACTACTGCTTGAGAGAAGATTTGGAAATTAAAAGCATTACAGGAACGAATCCCTACTATCTCAAACTTAAAGGTACAGAGATAACACAGCTTTATGATGTTATGACTTCGTTAGGCGATCGCAGCATCACTACCCAAGATTTAGTAGCAGCGGCTGAAGCCCCCAGAATTCAAAAATACGATGAATTCATTCCCCCAGGATTGTTACGTAAAGCTTTCACAACTGATTATCTCGATCTTGACGAACTTAAGCAATGTATAGCTATTTGGTAA
- a CDS encoding ATP-binding protein codes for MSTKISKRIASAIINSLSAGVVPRIGIDNVAVGREKEIKSLLQNLEDVAQKGAAFRFIVGNYGSGKSFMLQLLRNQAMEQGFVVADADLSAEKRLAGTNQEGLATYRELMRNMAIKNRPEGGALVSILEGWINKIQQEVAKETGTRPNDDRFDDYVETRIQEVVASIEGLVHGFDFGNVISAYWRGYRLGNDEKKSAALRWLRGEFNSKTEAKSALAEVRVIIDDDTWYDYIKLIAKFTADIGYQGLLVFLDEAVHLYQIANAIAREKNYDKLLAIFNDTMQGRVENLGIFVSGTPKFLEDPNRGLFKNPAWQRRTKESRFVKQAGMQDVFSPVIRLTPLNSAEIYALLQRIADVHAVNFGYEVKLQKQDFQNFVQAVENRLGAEALLTPGEIVRDFIGVLNVIHQNPAIAFSQLIRGADLRLTSNKDDAAEFSL; via the coding sequence ATGTCCACAAAAATCAGTAAACGAATTGCGAGTGCTATTATTAATTCTTTGAGTGCTGGCGTCGTACCGAGAATCGGAATTGACAATGTAGCGGTTGGTAGAGAGAAAGAAATCAAAAGTCTTTTGCAGAATCTTGAGGATGTTGCACAAAAAGGTGCAGCATTTCGCTTTATTGTCGGAAACTACGGTTCAGGTAAAAGTTTTATGTTGCAATTGCTGCGCAACCAAGCAATGGAACAAGGATTTGTCGTAGCTGATGCTGACTTATCTGCTGAAAAACGACTAGCAGGAACAAATCAAGAAGGATTAGCAACCTACCGCGAATTGATGCGAAATATGGCAATCAAAAATCGTCCCGAAGGTGGTGCGTTAGTTTCCATATTAGAGGGTTGGATTAATAAAATTCAACAAGAAGTTGCAAAAGAAACCGGAACCCGCCCAAATGACGATCGCTTTGACGATTATGTAGAAACCCGCATTCAAGAAGTTGTTGCAAGTATAGAAGGATTAGTTCACGGATTCGATTTTGGTAACGTCATCAGCGCGTATTGGCGTGGATACCGATTAGGAAATGACGAGAAGAAAAGTGCAGCCTTACGGTGGCTGCGCGGTGAGTTTAATAGCAAAACGGAAGCAAAATCAGCATTAGCTGAAGTTCGCGTGATTATTGACGATGATACTTGGTACGACTATATTAAACTCATCGCTAAATTTACTGCGGATATTGGTTATCAAGGGCTTTTAGTTTTTCTCGACGAAGCTGTACATTTATATCAGATTGCCAATGCGATCGCCCGCGAGAAGAATTACGATAAACTGCTAGCAATCTTTAATGATACAATGCAGGGTAGAGTCGAAAACTTAGGAATTTTTGTAAGTGGTACTCCAAAGTTTTTAGAAGATCCCAATCGCGGGCTTTTTAAAAACCCAGCTTGGCAAAGACGCACTAAAGAAAGCCGTTTTGTTAAACAAGCTGGTATGCAAGATGTTTTCAGCCCAGTGATTCGATTGACTCCTTTAAATTCAGCAGAAATTTATGCTCTTTTACAACGAATAGCTGATGTTCATGCTGTTAATTTTGGTTATGAAGTTAAGTTGCAAAAGCAAGATTTTCAAAACTTTGTGCAAGCAGTAGAAAATCGCTTGGGTGCAGAAGCGTTATTAACACCAGGGGAAATTGTGCGCGACTTTATCGGTGTTCTCAATGTTATACACCAAAATCCAGCGATCGCCTTTTCTCAACTCATTCGCGGCGCAGATTTACGCTTAACTTCTAACAAAGATGATGCTGCGGAATTTAGTTTATGA